A stretch of DNA from Vallitalea longa:
TAGGAACTACGGGAGAACATGTAATAAAAAAAGAGACCATAAGGTCTTGGCTAGGGTTGAAGAGTAGAAAATTCACTGTAGTTAAAGAGGATTATCAACCTAGAAAGATGTTCAATGTAATGTCAGCAGGTTCTTATGAAAAAGTTCAAAATATAGATGACATGTTTGTTGTAACTGGTCCTTATAGTAAGGGAAAATTGAAGATTGATGATGATCAATTAATTATACTAAGTAAATATAATATTGATAATATACCGCTTATAGAAGGTAAGAAAGATACATATACTTTTGTGGGGCAAGGATACGGTCATGGGGTTGGAATGAGTCAGTCAGGAGCTAAGACTATGGCAGAACAGGGGTTTACATATGATGAAATTCTAGAATACTATTATACTGGCGTAAAAATCAAATAAAAATATGTTTATGACCAATAGCTTATATAACGGAATTAAATCTAGGGTATATTAATAATAGATAATTTTTATAGACAAAGATTTATATATTATGTTAGTATGTATTACATGAAGTTCTAGAAAATTGATAGAGCACGAAATATATTTATATATTATATTAAAGGAAAATATAAGGAACAGGAGACATAAATGAAACGTAAAGATTTTGATTTTGAGCTACCACAGGAACTGATTGCACAAGATCCTCTAAAAGATAGATCAAGTTCCAGATTACTAGTTCTTGATAAAGAAACAGGGAAAATAGAACACAAGATTTTTAAAGATATATTGGGTTATTTGAATAAAGGTGATTGTTTAGTATTGAACAATACAAAAGTTATTCCAGCTAGGCTAATTGGTAGTAGAGAAGAAACTCACGGGAAGGTTGAATTTTTACTATTAAAGAGATTAGAAGGGGATAATTGGGAAGTAATGGTAAAACCTGGACGAAAAGCTAAACCAGGTGATAGAATTGAATTTGGTAATGGATTATTGAAAGCAGAAGTACTTAAAGTGGTTGAAGGTGGAAATAGAATCGCTAGATTTGAATACGAAGGAATATTTGAGCAAGTACTTGATGAACTTGGACAGATGCCTCTTCCACCATATATAACTCACCAATTAGAAGATAAAGAAAGATATCAAACAGTTTATGCAAAACATAGAGGTTCTGCCGCAGCACCTACAGCAGGTCTGCATTTTACTCCAGATTTGTTGAAAGCAGTTGAAGAAAAAGGAGTAAAAATAGCTTATGTGACTTTACACGTTGGACTTGGAACTTTCAGACCAGTCAAAGTAGACGACATTCTAGATCATACAATGCATTCAGAATATTACTGGATAGAACAAGATGAAGCAGATAAAATTAATGAAACCAAGAAAAACGGTGGACGAGTTATAGCGGTTGGAACAACTAGTAGCCGAACTTTAGAGTCTGTAGGCGATAATGATGGTCATGTTAAAGAATCTAAAGGGTGGACGGATATATTCATATATCCAGGTTACAAATTTAAAGTTGTAGATACACTCATTACTAATTTCCATCTTCCTGAATCAACACTTATTATGTTGGTTTCTGCTCTTGCAGGTAGAGAAAATGTATTGAATGCTTATAAAATAGCTGTGGAGGAAAAATATAGATTCTTTAGTTTTGGAGATGCTATGCTTATAAAATAAAATTAGCTAAGTTGAAGTATAGAAATATAATAAAAGAGATATGTTAACCGTATACATTGATAAGTATTATTTTTACATTTGTTGATTATCTTATTTAAAAGATATGACAAGCTGTAAAAGTTATTATCTTAGTATACGGTTATTTTTGTTATTCCGTTTAAATTGATTGATATAAAATTTATTTGATTTCCTAACCTTTGCTGAACTAGATAAATAAAGGTAAAAAAAGATTATAATTTATTCTGATTTGATTTCAGTCCACTTGTTATTATATATTTTGGTCATCTCTGGTCCTAGATCAATAAAAACTTCACATCTTTCTAGAATCTCATCCAAAGGATAAGCAGCTTTATCATTAATTACTTCATTAGGTAATTGTTCTTTGACACCTGTATGTGGAGTAGAAAAACCAATAAAATTAACATTAGCTAGTGCAATATCAGTTCTATTGAGAAAATTAATAAACATTTCTGCTTCTTTTTTGTGTTTTGAAGTATTAGGTATGCATACCCCATCAAACCAGAGGTTACTACCTTCCTTAGGAACAACATATTCTAATGAAGAATTAAGATCTTTAGTGAAGATAGCATCACCAGAATATACTACTGCCAAATAAGCTTCATTTCCAACCATTTTATCTTTTACTTGGTCATTAACATAACCAGAGACCAATGGCTTTTGGTTGATGAGTAACTGTTTAGCTTCTTCTAACTTATTTTCTTCTATGCAATTAAGAGAGTATTTTAATTTTTTCAATGCAACTGCAAAAGTATCACGAACACTATCTTGCATAACAATGTTTTTAGCGTATTTTTCATCAAAAAGGATATCCCAGCTGTCAACAGGTTCTTTGACAAAATCTTTATTGTACAATATACCTAGAGTTCCCCACATGTATGGAATGGAATATTCATTATTAGGGTCATATGCCAAATCTTTGAAATTATCTTCAATATATCTATAATTAGGTACATTATTAAAATCAATTTTCAGCAACATATCTTCTTTTATGAGTTTTTCAATCATGTAATCAGATGGAAATAGAACGTCATAATTCTGTGCGCCTGATTTCAGTTTAGCATACATAATTTCATTAGAATCAAATTTATCATAATTAATTTTTATTCCTGTTTCTTCAGTAAATGTATTTAATACATCTTCGTCGATATAATCTCCCCAATTGTATATGTTAAGGGTAACGGTATCATCTTTTTTACAACCAGCAAATAAAGATGATGCGATTACAAGAGTTAACAATAAGCAGAACATTCTTTTCATGAACAATAGCCTCCTAATATATTTTCTACAAAATTATTTTGAAATTCAATACTTAATAGCAATTTTTATTTAAATTCTTTTATGTGGCTGAGCTTCTTTGTCTGTTTTTATTCGTTTGTTAATGATTATCAGTAAGATCAATACGGTAACAAACATAACAGTTGATAGAGCATTAATTTCTGGTTTTACACCACGTTTAGTCATTGTATAGATGGTTATGGACAAATTGGATATTCCATTACCTGTCGTAAAATAACTTATAACAAAATCGTCTAGAGATAAAGTGAAAGCTAATAAAAAACCTGTTATCACACCTGGCATTATTTCAGGTAGTATTACTTTCGTTAATGCATAGCTTTTGGTTGCTCCAAGGTCAAGAGCAGCTTCATATGTATATTTATTAAGCTGTTTTAACTTTGGTAGAACACATAATATAACATATGGTATATTAAAAGTAATATGAGCCAGTAATAAGGATGTAAATCCTAGTTTCAGATTAATGAAAATGAATAATAACATCAAAGCTATACCTGTTACAATGTCAGGGTTCAAAACAGGTAGATAAGTAAGGTTCATTACAGTTTTTTTATAGAATCCTCGCATGTTGCTAATACCGATTGCAGCAATTGTTCCAACTATAGTAGCTATAATAGCTGATAGCAAAGCCACTATTAGAGTGTAATACAATGCTTTTGCGATGGAAGGATCACTTAACATACTTTCATACCATTTAAGTGAGAAGCCTCCCCATTTTGCGCGAGACTTATTCTTGTTGAATGAGAATATTATTAGAGTCACGATAGGTGCATATAGAAAAGTAAAAATCATTACCATATATATTTTTTCTATTGATTTTCTTACCATAAATGCACCTCTTTCTCATCGTTATCGAATCTAGATAGTATTGTCATAGTAATCAATATTATAATCATAAGAATCAGCGATAATGAAGAGCCAAATCGCCAATCATAGTTCATTATGAATTGATCTTCAATTATGTTCCCTATAAGATGTACTTTGCCACCGCCTAAGAGGTTAGGGATAACAAATGATGTAACAGCTGGCATAAATACCATTGATATGCCACTCATTACACCTGGTATACTAAGGGGTAAGGTTACTTTTGCAAATGCGGTTTTAGAATTAGCTCCAAGGTCTGAAGCTGCTTCTAATAATGACTTATCTATTTTGATAAGTGTGTTGTATATTGGTAAAACCATAAAGGGTAGGAAATTGTATACCATTCCTAAAACTACAGCATAAGGTGTATTAATAATATTAAGGGTTGGCAAACCTATAAATCTTAATGCTGAATTAAGAAGTCCATTATTAGTTTCCAATATGGTTAACCAAGCATATGTTCGTAATAAAAAATTCATCCACATAGGTAAAATGAAAATAAATATCATAGTACTCTTTTTAGTCGATTTTCTTGAAAGTATAAGCGCTAAAGGATATGCAAGAAGTAAACATATTATAGTGCTAATGCCTGCTAGCCTTATAGAGCGCCACATTGCTTTCAGATATAAGGGTTGAAATACTTTGGCAATGTTATCAAATGATAGAACTATCCCGTTATCAGTATTGATAGTTATTCCATAATACAAAATCATGCTAAGTGGAATAATAGTAAATAAAACTATCCATATAAGATAAGGGGTGGATATATAACTCTTTTTCATATTAACTTATCCCTCCACTAATTTTTTCATTATATGAATATTGAATGGTATGACGTTAATACCTACTTTGCTTCCTATTTCATATGTCTTAGTATTATGTACAGTCCAGTTGTATCCTCGTGATTGGATATTCATTTCATAGTGAACACCTTTGAATATAGAAGAAGTTACTACACCATTAAATAAACCAGTATCAATTTCTGCTATTTCAACATCTTCAGGTCTTATGACTACATCAACAGGCTCATGGGTTGCGAAACCTTTATCTACACAAGGTATATTCTTATCAAGAAATTTAACTAAGCAGTCTTCTAACATGATTCCGTCGATGAGATTACTTTCACCTATAAAATCAGCTACAAAGGCATTGGCAGGTTCGTTATAGATATTTTCCGGAGTACCTACTTGTTGGACTAGTCCATTATTCATAACTACAACAGTATCAGACATAGTCAATGCTTCTTCTTGGTCATGAGTGACATAGATGAACGTTATGCCTAATTCTTGCTGTATTCTTTTCAATTCGTACTGCATATCTTTTCTAAGTTTCAGGTCAAGAGCTCCTAATGGTTCATCCAAAAGTAAGACATTTGGTTCATTAGCTAAAGCTCTAGCAATAGCTATTCTTTGCTGTTGACCGCCACTTAACGAATCTATTGATCTGTTTTCAAAGCCTTTCAAATTAATTAGTTCAAGAACGGAATTCACTTTCACTGTAATTTCTTTTTTTGACATTTTCTTGATCTTTAATCCGAATGCAATATTATCAAACACATTCAGATGTGAAAAAAGGGCATATTTCTGAAAAACGGTATTAAGATTTCTTTTATAGGGAGGTATATGAGTTATATCTTTTCCCTCAAAAACAACTTTTCCAACATCAGGATTTTCAAATCCACCAATAATACGAAGTGTCGTAGTTTTACCACATCCACTAGGACCTAATAAAGTAAGAAATTCATTTTTCCTAAGTGATATATTAATATTATCAAGAACAATATTATCACCATAAGATTTTGATATATTTAATAAGTCAATAATTGTACTCATATACATTAACTCCTTTTTTATTATTTAGAAACTCGGTGGAGAACTTACCCATATAAGTTCTGCTGAATGATTAGTTGAATTGACAATATAATGTTTTTTGCTTGCTGCAAAATAAAAGGATTCACCTTTTTTGACTTTGTATACATTGCTGCCAATATAAATATTAATGCTACCTTTTAGAACATAACCAAATTCTTCGCCTTCATGTGGATTATCAGGTAGTGTAGAACCTTTTGGTGCAAGTGTTAAATAAATTGGTTCCATTGTATTTTTTTGGGCATTAGGTATAATCCATTTTATTTCATTATTTAATTCAGTATCTATTTTTTCAAAATAGTCTTCTTTCTTGAAGGTTATCTTTTCGTCTTCCATATCATTAAAAAAATCTTTCAAATTAGTACCAAGACATTGAAGAATGTCAACAAGTGTAGCTATAGAAGGAGATGTTAGATCTCTTTCAACTTGCGAAATAAAGCCTTTGGATAATTCTGCTCTGTCAGCAAGTTCTTCTTGAGTTAGTGCATGCATTACTCTTAAACTTTTTATCTTATTTCCAATTTTCATAATATCTCCTGTTCTTTTATTATAACTAAACTTATAATTTAGTATTACTAAACTTAATCACAAAAATAATTATATATATTATTATAGATATGTCAATAGAATTTTAAATATATTTAATTTAAAAAGATTTTTATCGAAAAACAAATTTTTATTAAACATTTTTGCTGAAATTAACTTAGCTTATATAATTTATTATTTTGTTGCTGTATTAGAAAAAATTTTACGGAAAATTTATACAATATTATATGGAAAAATTGTTAATAAACTGTTAATTTAAAAAATAATTTAGTAAATAATATAGACTAATAATAATAAATGTGTTAAGTTAATAAGAAAGTAAGAGAAAAGGCTAATGAAATCCTAACCAATTGAAAGATTATTAACTAGTTACTTGTTTTTATATAGGAGATGATATATATGAAATGTTCAATGTGTCATAAAAATACAGCAGTTGTTTTTGTTTCTAAGATAGTCGATGGAAAACAAGAACGATTAGGTTTGTGCCTACCATGTGCACAGAAAAGTGGCATTGCACCTCTTGACCAGCTAATGGGTCAAAGTGGTATGAGCCCCGAAGAATTTGAGAATGTCAATAAACAGATGATGACTATGTTCGAAAATGTAGATATGGATGAGTTAACATCTTCAATGAATGATCCTGATGCTGCAACAGAAGGTGGAAATTCTTTTATGAATTTATTAAATAGTGCATTTTCAGGCATGAAAAATAGTAAATCAACAGAATATCAACCAGAAGAAGAAATGAAACAAGATGAAATTCCTAATGGTAACACTGGTGGTATAAGAACTAAAAAGAAAAAGGCTACCAAAAAGAATAAACGAAAATATCTAGACACATATGGCATTAATTTAACGGATAATGCTATGAATGGCAAAGTAGATAGAATTATTGGAAGAAACAGGGAAATCGATAGAGTCATACAAATATTGAATAGACGTTCTAAAAATAACCCTATTCTGATTGGTGAACCTGGAGTAGGTAAAACAGCTATTGCTGAAGGATTAGCTGTAAGGATAGTAGAGAAACAGATACCTG
This window harbors:
- the potA gene encoding spermidine/putrescine ABC transporter ATP-binding protein; this encodes MSTIIDLLNISKSYGDNIVLDNINISLRKNEFLTLLGPSGCGKTTTLRIIGGFENPDVGKVVFEGKDITHIPPYKRNLNTVFQKYALFSHLNVFDNIAFGLKIKKMSKKEITVKVNSVLELINLKGFENRSIDSLSGGQQQRIAIARALANEPNVLLLDEPLGALDLKLRKDMQYELKRIQQELGITFIYVTHDQEEALTMSDTVVVMNNGLVQQVGTPENIYNEPANAFVADFIGESNLIDGIMLEDCLVKFLDKNIPCVDKGFATHEPVDVVIRPEDVEIAEIDTGLFNGVVTSSIFKGVHYEMNIQSRGYNWTVHNTKTYEIGSKVGINVIPFNIHIMKKLVEG
- a CDS encoding helix-turn-helix domain-containing protein; its protein translation is MKIGNKIKSLRVMHALTQEELADRAELSKGFISQVERDLTSPSIATLVDILQCLGTNLKDFFNDMEDEKITFKKEDYFEKIDTELNNEIKWIIPNAQKNTMEPIYLTLAPKGSTLPDNPHEGEEFGYVLKGSINIYIGSNVYKVKKGESFYFAASKKHYIVNSTNHSAELIWVSSPPSF
- the queA gene encoding tRNA preQ1(34) S-adenosylmethionine ribosyltransferase-isomerase QueA, which produces MKRKDFDFELPQELIAQDPLKDRSSSRLLVLDKETGKIEHKIFKDILGYLNKGDCLVLNNTKVIPARLIGSREETHGKVEFLLLKRLEGDNWEVMVKPGRKAKPGDRIEFGNGLLKAEVLKVVEGGNRIARFEYEGIFEQVLDELGQMPLPPYITHQLEDKERYQTVYAKHRGSAAAPTAGLHFTPDLLKAVEEKGVKIAYVTLHVGLGTFRPVKVDDILDHTMHSEYYWIEQDEADKINETKKNGGRVIAVGTTSSRTLESVGDNDGHVKESKGWTDIFIYPGYKFKVVDTLITNFHLPESTLIMLVSALAGRENVLNAYKIAVEEKYRFFSFGDAMLIK
- a CDS encoding ABC transporter permease, whose protein sequence is MVRKSIEKIYMVMIFTFLYAPIVTLIIFSFNKNKSRAKWGGFSLKWYESMLSDPSIAKALYYTLIVALLSAIIATIVGTIAAIGISNMRGFYKKTVMNLTYLPVLNPDIVTGIALMLLFIFINLKLGFTSLLLAHITFNIPYVILCVLPKLKQLNKYTYEAALDLGATKSYALTKVILPEIMPGVITGFLLAFTLSLDDFVISYFTTGNGISNLSITIYTMTKRGVKPEINALSTVMFVTVLILLIIINKRIKTDKEAQPHKRI
- a CDS encoding ABC transporter permease, with the translated sequence MKKSYISTPYLIWIVLFTIIPLSMILYYGITINTDNGIVLSFDNIAKVFQPLYLKAMWRSIRLAGISTIICLLLAYPLALILSRKSTKKSTMIFIFILPMWMNFLLRTYAWLTILETNNGLLNSALRFIGLPTLNIINTPYAVVLGMVYNFLPFMVLPIYNTLIKIDKSLLEAASDLGANSKTAFAKVTLPLSIPGVMSGISMVFMPAVTSFVIPNLLGGGKVHLIGNIIEDQFIMNYDWRFGSSLSLILMIIILITMTILSRFDNDEKEVHLW
- a CDS encoding ABC transporter substrate-binding protein yields the protein MKRMFCLLLTLVIASSLFAGCKKDDTVTLNIYNWGDYIDEDVLNTFTEETGIKINYDKFDSNEIMYAKLKSGAQNYDVLFPSDYMIEKLIKEDMLLKIDFNNVPNYRYIEDNFKDLAYDPNNEYSIPYMWGTLGILYNKDFVKEPVDSWDILFDEKYAKNIVMQDSVRDTFAVALKKLKYSLNCIEENKLEEAKQLLINQKPLVSGYVNDQVKDKMVGNEAYLAVVYSGDAIFTKDLNSSLEYVVPKEGSNLWFDGVCIPNTSKHKKEAEMFINFLNRTDIALANVNFIGFSTPHTGVKEQLPNEVINDKAAYPLDEILERCEVFIDLGPEMTKIYNNKWTEIKSE